A section of the Anabaena cylindrica PCC 7122 genome encodes:
- the purC gene encoding phosphoribosylaminoimidazolesuccinocarboxamide synthase: MSVNTKLYEGKAKILYTTDDPEVLLADFKDDATAFNAQKRGSIQGKGGINCTISSHLFEQLAAYGIKTHFIDCPAPNQMRVRAVKILPLEVVVRNIAAGSLCQQTGLQIGTVLRQPLVEFYYKDDQLGDPLLTRDRLRLLKLATEEQVDSIIHLALQINDFLQKFWQQCGITLVDFKLEFGVDSQQQLLLADEISPDTCRLWDIAETDPNRRVMDKDRFRRDLGNVENAYQEVLQRVLQVVENQNYSKVLSPES; the protein is encoded by the coding sequence ATGTCTGTTAATACCAAGCTATACGAAGGCAAAGCGAAAATTCTATATACCACAGACGATCCTGAAGTCTTGTTGGCTGATTTTAAAGATGATGCGACTGCGTTTAATGCTCAAAAGCGGGGCAGTATTCAGGGAAAAGGCGGCATAAACTGTACTATTTCCAGTCATTTGTTTGAACAGTTAGCAGCCTATGGCATCAAAACTCATTTTATTGATTGTCCAGCCCCCAATCAAATGCGAGTCAGAGCCGTGAAGATTTTGCCATTAGAAGTAGTTGTCAGAAATATAGCTGCGGGTAGTCTATGTCAACAAACAGGGCTGCAAATAGGTACAGTTTTGCGACAGCCTTTGGTAGAGTTTTATTACAAAGACGACCAACTAGGTGATCCACTGCTTACACGCGATCGCTTGCGATTGCTGAAACTAGCCACTGAGGAACAAGTTGATAGTATTATCCATCTTGCATTGCAAATCAATGACTTTCTCCAGAAATTTTGGCAACAGTGTGGCATTACACTAGTAGACTTTAAACTCGAATTTGGTGTGGATTCACAACAGCAGTTGCTCTTGGCTGATGAAATTAGCCCTGATACGTGCCGTTTGTGGGACATAGCGGAAACCGATCCTAACCGTCGAGTCATGGACAAAGACCGTTTCCGTAGAGACTTAGGGAATGTGGAAAATGCCTACCAGGAGGTTTTACAAAGGGTATTACAAGTGGTGGAAAACCAAAATTATAGCAAAGTGCTTAGTCCTGAATCCTAA
- a CDS encoding DUF7219 family protein yields the protein MEKKIMDKGDFLYPRGRYYGHVQPENLVFNANLQEFAQRINYICNLETGGKLPPAEAYKQIKLLWKELKRSKKQLGIGEEPFQNNDSDSEFED from the coding sequence ATGGAGAAAAAAATAATGGACAAAGGTGATTTTCTCTATCCTCGTGGTCGCTACTACGGTCACGTACAGCCGGAGAATTTAGTTTTCAACGCTAATTTACAAGAATTTGCCCAGCGCATAAATTACATTTGTAACTTGGAAACAGGTGGTAAACTCCCACCAGCAGAAGCTTACAAACAAATAAAGTTGCTGTGGAAAGAGTTAAAACGCTCGAAAAAGCAACTAGGGATAGGTGAAGAACCCTTCCAAAACAATGACTCTGACTCTGAATTTGAAGATTAG
- a CDS encoding adenylate/guanylate cyclase domain-containing protein — protein MTLPNAGSVLATLTELTQVNRTQALLSRVKDLSVNEFVCLLDFITAEFQQFLRAIDLINNEALESMLEKVLEAITLKIGQILQAEHTAIFLVDYDKAQLWSKVPQDNSQKFLEIRTPLNVGIPGYVASTGKYLNIAETITHPLFSPELEKQMGYKIRNLLCMPVISSKKQTVAVVQLANKAGDVPFNQDDEESFRDFAASIGIILESCQSFYVAARNQRGATALLRATQTLGQSLDLEATLQIVMEQARILMQADRSTLFLYRKEMGELWTKVATVNDKNLIEVRIPSNRGIAGYVASTGQALNIPDAYQDPRFDPTTDHKTGYVTRNILCLPVFNSANELIGVTQLINKQQGSFSTSDEEFMRAFNIQAGIALENARLFESVLLERQYQKDILQSLSDAVISTDMQGQIVTINDAALELLGCPLKSGNGRSNKLLWKQNLLGRQVWEVVPIENLQGRLEDSLKYGARHYVPEQILLVGLYQRESGETQKLILAVRDRTNPNIFVPWNQLLTPQSELLSADVVKILERSINLTVNPLTNPEGGVRGGLVVLEDISREKRLKSTMYRYLTPHVAEQVMALGDDSLMVGERKEVTVLFSDIRGYTTLTENLGAAEVVSLLNQYFETMVESVFQYEGTLDKFIGDALMAVFGAPLPLTENHAWRAIQSALDMRYRLKEFNLRRIVQSQPQIRIGIGLSSGEVVSGNIGSHKRMDYTVIGDGVNLSSRLESVTKEYGCDIILSEFTYNLCSDRIWVRQLDRIRVKGKHQAVDIYELISDRSTPLDANTEEFLHHYNAGRVAYVSREFSQAITCFEIAQRLRPTDQAVDIHLERAYNYQKTPPPKSWDGVWTMMTK, from the coding sequence ATGACACTCCCAAATGCAGGTAGCGTCTTGGCTACATTAACTGAACTGACTCAAGTTAATCGCACTCAAGCCCTACTCAGTCGTGTCAAAGACCTTTCTGTTAATGAATTTGTTTGCTTACTGGACTTTATCACGGCTGAGTTTCAGCAATTTCTCAGAGCTATTGATCTGATCAATAATGAAGCTCTAGAAAGTATGCTGGAGAAAGTCTTAGAAGCCATTACACTTAAAATTGGTCAAATTCTCCAAGCGGAACACACAGCTATTTTTTTAGTTGACTATGATAAGGCTCAACTGTGGTCAAAAGTTCCTCAAGATAATAGCCAGAAATTTTTAGAAATCCGCACTCCTTTAAATGTGGGGATTCCTGGTTATGTGGCTAGTACAGGCAAATATCTCAACATTGCAGAAACTATTACTCACCCTCTTTTTAGCCCAGAGTTAGAAAAACAAATGGGCTATAAAATCCGTAATCTTTTATGTATGCCTGTGATTAGCAGCAAAAAGCAAACGGTAGCTGTAGTTCAACTGGCTAATAAAGCTGGGGATGTTCCTTTTAATCAGGATGATGAGGAGTCTTTTCGAGATTTTGCCGCTTCTATTGGTATTATCCTGGAAAGTTGTCAGTCTTTCTATGTGGCAGCTCGTAATCAACGGGGTGCAACGGCTTTGTTGCGTGCGACTCAAACTTTGGGGCAAAGTTTGGATTTAGAAGCAACTTTGCAGATAGTGATGGAGCAAGCCCGAATTTTGATGCAAGCAGACCGCAGCACGCTGTTTTTGTATCGCAAGGAAATGGGTGAATTGTGGACGAAGGTAGCAACAGTTAATGACAAAAATTTAATCGAAGTCCGTATTCCTTCTAATCGAGGTATTGCTGGCTATGTAGCATCCACTGGTCAAGCACTCAATATCCCCGATGCTTATCAAGATCCCCGCTTTGATCCGACTACAGATCATAAGACTGGGTATGTAACTCGCAATATTCTGTGTTTGCCAGTTTTTAACTCTGCTAATGAATTAATTGGTGTAACACAGTTAATTAATAAACAACAAGGTAGTTTTAGTACTTCCGATGAAGAATTTATGCGGGCTTTTAATATCCAGGCGGGAATAGCTTTGGAAAATGCTCGTTTATTTGAAAGTGTTTTGTTAGAAAGACAGTATCAAAAAGATATTCTTCAGAGTTTATCAGATGCTGTAATTTCTACAGATATGCAAGGTCAAATTGTGACCATTAATGATGCAGCACTAGAGTTATTGGGTTGTCCGTTGAAGTCCGGCAATGGTAGAAGTAACAAGCTGTTGTGGAAACAAAATTTATTGGGTCGTCAAGTTTGGGAGGTAGTGCCGATTGAAAATCTGCAAGGGCGGCTGGAAGATAGTTTAAAATACGGGGCTAGGCATTATGTGCCAGAGCAAATTTTGCTGGTGGGATTATATCAACGAGAGAGTGGTGAAACTCAAAAGTTAATTTTAGCTGTGCGCGATCGCACTAATCCAAATATTTTCGTGCCTTGGAATCAACTCCTCACTCCCCAGTCTGAATTACTCAGTGCTGATGTAGTCAAAATTTTAGAACGTAGCATCAATCTTACCGTCAATCCCTTAACTAACCCAGAAGGTGGAGTTAGAGGCGGTCTGGTAGTATTGGAAGACATCAGCCGAGAAAAACGCCTTAAAAGCACTATGTACCGCTATCTTACACCCCACGTAGCCGAGCAAGTTATGGCTTTGGGCGATGATAGCTTAATGGTGGGTGAGCGCAAAGAAGTAACTGTCTTGTTTTCTGATATCCGTGGTTACACTACCCTGACGGAAAACTTGGGAGCAGCTGAGGTGGTATCTTTGCTGAATCAGTATTTTGAGACGATGGTTGAGTCAGTTTTTCAATATGAAGGAACTTTAGATAAGTTTATTGGTGATGCTTTAATGGCTGTATTTGGTGCGCCGCTACCATTAACTGAAAATCATGCTTGGCGAGCAATACAATCGGCTTTGGATATGCGTTACCGACTGAAGGAGTTTAACCTGAGACGGATTGTTCAGTCCCAACCACAAATTCGGATTGGGATTGGTCTTAGTTCTGGGGAAGTGGTATCCGGGAACATTGGTTCACATAAACGGATGGACTATACGGTAATTGGAGATGGGGTGAATTTGAGCTCCCGCTTGGAAAGCGTAACTAAGGAATATGGTTGTGATATAATTTTGAGTGAATTTACTTACAATTTGTGCAGCGATCGCATTTGGGTACGTCAACTCGATAGAATTCGTGTTAAAGGTAAACATCAGGCTGTAGATATCTACGAATTGATTAGCGATCGCTCTACTCCCCTCGATGCCAACACGGAAGAATTTTTGCATCATTATAATGCCGGACGCGTTGCTTATGTATCACGGGAATTCTCCCAAGCGATCACTTGCTTTGAAATTGCTCAACGTCTCCGACCCACCGACCAAGCTGTTGATATCCACCTAGAACGTGCTTATAATTACCAAAAGACACCACCACCAAAATCCTGGGATGGTGTCTGGACAATGATGACAAAGTAG
- a CDS encoding glycosyltransferase family 4 protein — protein sequence MRIALFTETFLPKVDGIVTRLRHTVDHLQRDGNQVLVFAPEGGITEHKGAKVYGVSGFPLPLYPELKMSLPRPSIGYELERFQPDIIHVVNPAVLGLSGIFYSKVLKIPLVASYHTHLPKYLEHYGLGMLEGLLWELLKGAHNQAELNLCTSTAMVEELSGHGIERVDLWQRGVDTELFDPDLADPEMRSHLTQNHPESPLLLYVGRLSAEKEIERIKPILEAIPNARLALVGDGPHRQALEKHFAGTNTYFVGYLMGKELGSAFASSDAFIFPSRTETLGLVLLEAMAAGCPVVAARSGGIPDIVTDGVNGYLFDPKADIQEAIDATVCLLQYQQDVNIIRKNARKEAENWGWAAATRQLQDYYHKVVSSKKLTKAF from the coding sequence ATGAGAATAGCCCTATTCACCGAAACTTTTTTACCCAAGGTTGATGGGATTGTCACCCGTCTACGCCACACTGTTGACCATTTGCAGCGAGATGGAAATCAAGTTTTAGTATTTGCTCCTGAAGGTGGCATAACTGAACATAAAGGCGCGAAAGTTTACGGCGTTAGTGGCTTTCCCTTACCTCTGTATCCAGAGTTAAAAATGTCACTTCCCCGCCCGTCCATTGGTTACGAATTAGAGCGGTTTCAGCCAGATATTATCCATGTTGTTAATCCCGCCGTTTTGGGATTATCAGGAATTTTTTACAGTAAAGTTCTCAAAATTCCCTTAGTAGCTTCTTACCATACCCATTTACCTAAGTACTTAGAACATTACGGTCTAGGGATGTTAGAAGGTTTACTTTGGGAATTGCTTAAAGGCGCTCATAATCAAGCTGAATTAAATTTATGTACATCCACAGCCATGGTGGAGGAACTATCTGGACATGGGATTGAGAGAGTAGATTTGTGGCAGCGGGGTGTGGATACAGAATTATTTGATCCTGATTTGGCAGATCCAGAAATGCGATCGCACCTAACTCAAAATCATCCTGAGAGTCCATTACTTTTGTATGTAGGTCGTCTTTCAGCAGAAAAAGAAATTGAGCGCATTAAACCAATTTTAGAAGCCATTCCCAATGCGAGATTGGCATTAGTAGGGGATGGCCCCCACCGTCAAGCACTAGAAAAACACTTTGCTGGCACAAATACTTATTTTGTCGGTTATTTAATGGGGAAAGAGTTAGGTTCTGCCTTTGCTAGTTCTGACGCATTTATTTTTCCTTCCCGCACAGAAACATTAGGATTAGTCCTATTAGAAGCAATGGCTGCTGGATGTCCAGTAGTCGCAGCCCGTTCTGGAGGGATTCCTGATATTGTCACAGATGGGGTAAACGGATATCTTTTTGATCCAAAAGCAGACATTCAAGAAGCAATTGATGCTACAGTTTGTCTATTGCAATACCAACAAGATGTAAATATTATCCGTAAAAATGCCCGTAAAGAAGCAGAAAATTGGGGATGGGCAGCTGCTACACGCCAATTACAAGATTACTATCACAAGGTAGTCTCATCTAAAAAGTTGACCAAAGCTTTCTAA
- a CDS encoding NAD-dependent epimerase/dehydratase family protein produces the protein MKVLVIGGDGYCGWATALYLSNRGYEVGILDSLVRRHWDNELGVETLTPIASIQQRLQRWQDLTGKSIDLFIGDINNYSFLHKALHQFQPDSIVHFGEQRSAPFSMIDREHAVLTQVNNVVGTLNLLYAMREDFPDCHLVKLGTMGEYGTPNIDIEEGYITIEHNGRKDTLPYPKQPGSMYHLSKVHDSHNIQFACRIWGLRATDLNQGIVYGVLTEETGLDELLINRLDYDGVFGTALNRFCIQAAVGHPLTVYGKGGQTRGLLDIRDTVRCIELAIANPAQPGEFRVFNQFTELFSVGDLAMMVKKASNSLGLNVEINNIDNPRVEKEEHYFNAKNTKLLDLGLEPHFLSDSLLDSLLNFAIKYQKRVDNNQILPKVSWHRK, from the coding sequence ATGAAAGTCCTGGTTATTGGTGGCGATGGGTATTGCGGTTGGGCAACTGCACTCTACCTTTCTAATCGAGGTTATGAAGTTGGAATTTTAGACAGTTTGGTGCGGCGACATTGGGATAATGAACTCGGTGTTGAGACTCTGACCCCAATTGCATCAATTCAACAACGTCTCCAGCGATGGCAAGATTTGACTGGTAAATCTATTGACCTATTTATCGGCGATATTAACAATTACAGTTTTCTGCACAAAGCCTTACACCAATTTCAGCCAGATTCCATAGTGCATTTTGGTGAACAACGTTCGGCTCCCTTTTCGATGATCGACCGCGAACACGCAGTTCTCACTCAGGTAAATAATGTAGTTGGTACATTGAACTTGCTGTATGCCATGCGGGAAGATTTTCCTGATTGTCATTTGGTGAAGTTGGGGACAATGGGTGAATATGGGACACCCAATATCGACATTGAAGAAGGTTATATCACCATTGAACATAACGGTCGCAAAGATACTTTGCCCTATCCTAAGCAGCCGGGTTCAATGTATCACTTGAGTAAAGTGCATGATAGCCATAATATTCAATTTGCTTGCCGAATTTGGGGTTTACGGGCAACAGATTTGAATCAAGGGATAGTTTATGGCGTTCTTACCGAAGAAACGGGGCTGGACGAATTGTTAATTAACCGTCTTGATTATGATGGCGTTTTTGGTACAGCACTGAATCGTTTCTGTATTCAAGCTGCGGTAGGACATCCTCTCACGGTTTACGGGAAAGGTGGACAAACTCGCGGATTATTGGATATTCGGGATACGGTGCGATGTATTGAATTAGCGATCGCAAATCCTGCCCAACCTGGAGAATTTCGTGTATTTAACCAATTTACCGAACTATTCAGTGTTGGTGATTTGGCAATGATGGTGAAAAAAGCCTCGAATTCACTGGGCTTGAATGTAGAGATCAATAACATTGATAACCCCAGAGTTGAAAAAGAAGAACACTATTTCAACGCTAAAAACACTAAACTGCTCGATTTAGGCTTAGAACCACATTTTCTCTCTGATTCTTTACTTGACTCGTTGTTAAACTTTGCCATTAAGTATCAGAAACGAGTTGATAATAACCAAATTTTGCCTAAAGTTTCCTGGCATAGAAAATAG